TCTTTTCAGCGCGCAGCCGGATCTCATGGAGAAGGTCATCGATCTGGCCGCGGACCGGGCGGACTTCGACCTCGGGATCGGTAAGGCCCGTCGGCCGGATCACCTGCTCTACGACCACGCCGCCGGTTTTCGTCAGTTCATAGGGACCGGGAGTAGCGGAAACATAGACGATCTGATTGGTCCGCCGTTCGAACTCGTCGAACGTCAGAGGCCGGTTGTCCATCGCGGACGGAAGCCGGAAGCCGTACTCCACCAGATTCTCCTTACGCGAGCGGTCGCCGTGGTACATGCCGCGAAGCTGCGGCATCGTCTGGTGGCTCTCGTCGATGAACATCAAAGAGTCCTGCGGAAGGTAGTCGAGCAAGGTCGGCGGAGGCTGCCCCGGCAGGCGTCCGGTAAAGTGCCGCGAATAATTCTCGATACCGTGGCAATAACCGATTTCCTTCACCATCTCCAGATCAAACAACGTGCGCTGATGCACGCGCTGAGCTTCCAGCAGACGGCCCTGATTTTCGAGAAGCACCTCCCAGCCGGCAAGCTCGGCTTTGATCGTGTCGACAGCCTGTTCGATGCGAGGGCGCGGCATCACGAAGTGACTCTTCGGGTAGACGGTCAGGCGATCGAGAACCTGCAGCTCATCGCCCGTCAACGGATCGAACGTGCCGAGCTTGTCGACTTCATCGCCCCACAGCTCGATTCGAAAACCCGTGTTCTCGTAGGTCGGGTGGACTTCGATAGTGTCGCCGCGGACCCGGAATGTGCCGCGCCGGAAATCCAGGTCGTTGCGCTCGTAGAGAATCTCGACCAGCTTGGTCAGAATCTCGCGGCGCGTGATCCGCTGGCCTCGCTCGAGCATCAACAACATGCCGTAATACGCCTCGGGCGAGCCCAGGCCGTAAATGCACGAGACGGAAGCCACGATCACCACATCGCGCCGCTCGAATAACGAACGGGTTGCGGACAGGCGCATCCGATCGATCTCGTCGTTGATCGTGGATTCCTTTTCGATGTAAGTGTCGGTCGAGGCGATGTACGCCTCCGGCTGGTAGTAGTCGTAGTAACTGACAAAGTACTCGACGGCATTCTGCGGAAAGAACCCACGAAACTCGTGATACAGCTGGGCCGCCAGCGTCTTGTTGTGGGCAAGTACGATCGTGGGCCGGTTCAACCGGTCGATCACTTTCGCCATCGTAAAGGTTTTCCCCGAGCCGGTTACGCCGAGCAGCACCTGATGCTTTTCGCCATCCCCCAGGCCCCGCACCAGTTGCTCGATGGCGGTTGTCTGATCGCCGCGGGGCGCATAGGAAGAGACCAGCTTGAAGTCCATAACCGATCCATTGTAACGCACAAAGGAGAGTGGTTTTCATCGCCAACATTGATACCGTTGACGCCGCAGAATCAGCATCTTATAGTTCCCCACGCTATGCGCGGAATGACCATGCGTGCGGTGCTTCCAGTGTTCTCGATCGATGCTCTGTTTCGCAAGGTTCCGCCGTATTGATTGGCAAAGTCACCGCGAGCAGATAAGATCCGGTTCCACGGAGGCAAAGCGATGAAATCGATGCATTTTAGAATCCTCCTGGCGTGCATTCTGATGATGACCGCAGCCGGTCTCGTCCTCGCCAAGGAAGACGGCCAGACAGCAAAGAAAGGCATGGTGCAGCACATCAAGATTCACGGCAAAGCGCTGGAGGGAAATCTCGAAGGCGAAACCGCGGATCCCGACGTCACCATCTACCTGCCGCCGGATTACGAGACCAGCAAAAAGGCCCGATATCCTGTCATCTATCTCCTGCACGGCTACAGCGGAACCGACGCGACATGGACCGGCCGCATTGCAAACGTTCCCGAGGCCATGGATCGCGATATCGCAGCCAACACTTCGCGCGGAATGATCGTCGTTATGCCGAATGCGAACACCAAGTACGGCGGAAGTATGTATTCGAATTCCGTCACTACCGGGAACTGGGAGTCCTACATCGCCGAAGACCTTGTTTCATATATGGACAAAAACTATCGGACGATTCCCGATCGGATGAGCCGCGGCATCGCGGGCCATTCGATGGGCGGCTACGGCGCGGTCCGCATCGCGATGAAACGTCCGGACGTGTTTTCAAGCCTCTACATCTTGAGCGCCTGCTGCCTCATGAACAATCCTGGCGGGGGCGGCAACCGCGGCGCAGCTCCGCGCGGGGACGGTGCTCGAGGAGCAACTCCTCGTGTAGAAACGCCGGCCGCTGGCGCGAATCGTGGCGCCGCACCTCGCGGTGGCGCCGGCAACCGCGGCGGAGGCGGGTTTGCCAATGTTCAATTCGCCGAAGCCGCCGCCTGGTCGCCGAACCCCGGGAATCCACCGAACTACTACGACCTCCCAACGAAAGACGGACAGCCGCAACCGCTCATCGTGGCGAAATGGGTCGCGAACTCGCCGCTCGCCATGCTGGACCAATACGTCGGGAATCTGAAGAAGTTCCACGCCATCGCCGGCGATGTCGGAACGTCCGACAGCCTGATGGCTTCAAACAAGCAGCTCGAAGAGGCGTTTACGAACTTCGGGATCCATCACAAGTTCGAAACCTATGATGGCGATCACACGAATCACGTAAAAGACCGGATTGAGATGAGTGTATTGCCCTTCTTTTCACAGAGCTTGATTTTCAAGAAGTAAAACTGACCGCAGATGACGCCAGTTTTTTAAAGGTTCGCGAGAACGCTGCGCGGTTTGTACAACTCGGACAGGTACCTCAGTTCATCCGTTTCCAGTTTGACCGTCAGCGCCTTCAGCGCATCCTCGAGGTGTCCTTGCTTGCTCGCGCCGATAATCGGCGCTGTGATGCCGGGCTGCTGCAGCACCCATGCCAGCGCCACCTGAGCGTTGTTCAATCCGCGTTTGGCCGCGATCTCTGTAACACGGTCAACGATTGCAAAATCTTCAGTCCGATAATACTGGCGGCGCGAAAACTCGTCGGTTTTGGCGCGGACGGTTTCGCCGTAGTCTTCCTTGCGGCGGTTCCCGACCACAAAACCTCGCGCGAGCGGGCTGAACGGCGTGACTGCAATGCCTTCGGCGCGGCAGAGCGGCAGCATCTCACGTTCTTCCTCGCGATAAATCAGGTTGTAATAATTCTGCATCGTAGTGAAGCGCGCGGCGCCGAGGCGGTCGGACGCCGCCAGCATTTTCATGAACTGCCACGCGTACATGGCGGAAGCGCCGATATACAGGGCCTTACCCGCCCGAACGACATCATCCAGGGCGCGGAGCGTCTCATCGATCGGGGTCGACACATCGAACCGGTGAATCTGATACAGGTCGACGTAGTCCGTTCCCAGCCGCCGCAGACTGTTATCGATCGAGTGCATGATGTGCTTGCGCGAGAGCCCGCGGCTGTTCGGGTCCTCGCTCATCGGCATATAAACCTTCGTCGCAATGACGACGCGGTCCCGCCCCGGCCCGAAATCCTTCAAAGCGCGGCCGAGAACTTCTTCGCTCTTCCCTGCCGAATACATGTCGGCTGTATCGAAGTAATTGATGCCGTATTCCACGGCCTTTCGGATGAATGGCCGCGCCTCTTCCTCTTCGAGCACCCACGGCCGCCACTGCTTCGAGCCATAGGTCATCGCACCCAGGCAGAGGCGCGAAACTTTCAATCCTGTCGGTCCGAGATTGACGTATTCCATAGGCGAAAAAGTCTAGCATCAGATTATGAAAACTTCAGAAACTCTTCATAATCAGGGAGCGGTATTTCACATAAAATGACACCGCAGGAGGCCGACAAAGCCTGGCCATCTTCATTATTGGTATCTCAACGATAAGCGCGCTCAATAAGCCGCGAAGGAAGGCGGAATCGTCGACTGATTCCACGGAAAGGACATACGTGCGATTTGCAAAAGTAGCTTCGGTATTTTTATTTATAGCAACGATCAGCCTCTCTTCGGCGGGCGCGCAAGCGCCACAACGAACGGCGGCGCCTGCGCGCCGCGCCGCGCCGGCTGCAGCCACTGCTGCTCGCCCCGTCGCGACTCTGGCTCAATTGATGAAGGGCATCCTGTATCCCAACGCGAACGTGATCTTCTTTGTTCAGGACAAAGACCCGGCCAAAATCAAGCCGGCGCCGGACCCGTCGTTGTCCCCCGATCCGCTGGCCAGCACCTATGGCGGATGGGAAGCTGTCGAAAACAGCGGGCTGGCTCTGTACGAAGCCGCAAATCTTCTGATGGAACCCGGCCGGAAATGCTCCAACGGCAAAGCCGTGCCGATTACGAACGCGGATTGGCCCAAGCTGGTTCAGGGCCTGCGGGACGCCGGACTCGCCGTGCAGAAAGCAGCGCAGGCGAAAAATCAGGACCAGATTCTGGACGTGGCGGACAAGATGACAACCGCTTGCTCGAATTGCCACGACAAATATCGGGAGAAACCCACGATTGCCGCGAGGTGCCAGTAAACCGGCAATTGCCGTTCAGTTCGGGTTAATAGATCAGATTCGGTCCAAAATCCGGCTTTCCACCGGCCTGGATGGTATTGATCCAGGTATCGAGTCTGGAGGATCCCATAGCCCAGAAACTCTTGCACGACCTGAGGTACTCCACCACGGCGTCGCGTTCGCCTTTCTCAAGTAATTCGCTGGCCAGGGTAAAGTTCGGACCGAACGAGTTCAGTACGGGGCCGCCAGTGGTTTTTCCGGCTTCGATCAGATCTCTGGCAGCCAGCTGGACATTACCTCGACGGAGGGCGACGAGGCCCCGAACGATATTGCCGTCGTGAATCGCCGTGCCGGCATTCCAGCCGTCGCCGGCCGAGGCAAGGAGCTCGTCGGCATAGACGTCGGCTTTATCGAAAGCCCCGGCCGTGACTGCGGCTTTGGCGAGTTGAGGCAACAGAAAGTCCCGTTCCATTCCGGCTCTGCCGGTGGCATCTTGTTCGAGGTCTGCGAGTGTCTGCTCCGGTGTCCGCGGAAAGCGGCTTTGGATTTGCTGGATACGCTGTTGCGCGGCAATTTCCTGATTCGTATCCAGGTCGACCTGCCTGATGGGTTTCGAGAAGTCCATGAGATCCACAGACGTTTCTGTATATGCGGATACCGGCCGGCCGCCACGCAGGACGGGCTGAAAGGTCCAGCGCTTTACAGCATCGATTGCGGGTTGACGCAGGATCTCCGGTCCCGTCAACGCCTCTGCGGCGGAGACCAGGCCCTGAGTATTGAGCGTAATCAGGACCTGCACCGTTCCCTGGATGCCTTTGTCCTTTGCGGCTTGAGGCCAATCGGGTTCCTCACGATGAATCGGGCTCAGGAATGGGACATACGCCTGCGGCTCACCCGGCTTCGGAGGCAACGGGGCCGCCGCGATGTCCTCCTTGCCGGGATCCACTTCCCTGGCATCGGCGGGCGGAACGAAGACGAATAAGGAAGCCTGAAGCCGCTCGTTCAACTTGAGCGCCCGCTTGACCGATTTTGTTTCCATTGTCGAGCCTTCCCCCGGCCCGTCCAGCATTTTGCCGGACACGCTTCGCTGCAGCGCAATCCCGGTCTCTTTGTCGATCCATGTCACATAGACCGCGTCTTGAATCTGCATACCGTCCAGGGATCCCTTGGCGAGGTGGCTTTCCACGACCCAGCATTCACGCGGCATCCCGTCGACGTCTTTCCTTTCCGAACGCCGGGTGACGGCGTTGGCCAGGATTTGCGATGGATCGCCGGTCAGTTGGGAGTCCAACGCCTCCAACACGGGCGCGTTCCCCGGAACCTTGGAGTATTGGTTTCGTCCCGGGGTATACGTCCATGTTTTGTCGCCATCGAAAATCAATAACGAGTCGATGTCGGCCGCAAGTTTCGTCTGGATACGCAACTTGCCGGGATTGAGAGCCTGGACCTCCACTTTCATCACGGGCACGGTGACGCCGACGCCGAAAAACGTTGCCTGCATCGTGGTCTCTTCGGTGTACGAATAACTAACGAGACTCTGGAACGCCTGGGGTTCACGCTCGAGCAGGTTTCTGCCGTCGGGCAACGTCTGTGCGGATACCGGTAACAGCGACAACAGGAACAACAGGAACAAAGACATCAGCCGCATGGGAATGCTCCTTATCTGGCCGGAAAGAATCCGACGCTGACAAACACTTCACGTTGTGTTAAAGCCGGCGGAAATGCGTATTGCCGTACAGAATCGAGAGCGGCCTGATCCAATCGGCGGTCGGAGGATGTGGAAACTTCTTCTTCCAGAACTGCGCCCGCCGGAGAGAGAGCCGCGTGAACGATTACCATTTGAATCGAGCCGTCTGCAAAGTTGTTGGGCGCGCTGATTACGAATCGCGGGCCGGCTGCGAGAGTGGTGCCGCGTGTATAGGCGGCCGTTTGCGGCGAAGGTACGTCTTCGCTATTTGCGTCCGAGACGGCGATTTGCGCGCCGAGTACTTCAAGACCGTCCACGGAGGCCGTAATCTGGTCCGGGACGAACCGTCCATGGAAATCACTTCTTCCATAGTGGTAAGAAAAGTAGGTTCCAGGAGCGGGTGAGAGGACGTCCAGTAAACCGGACGCGTTATCAAGGCAGTATTCCTGCTCGCTCCACGAACGCGCGGCAGACCCGGGGCCTGCTTCACCATTAACGAGGACACAGTTCAGGGACTTTCCATTCCAATGTGCGATGGCGGTTCGAATCCTGGTGCCCGGCGGGAAACGAACCGGCCAGAAAAGGGCATCTCTCAACATGTGCACGCGTAACGGAACCGACGTCACCGGCTGCTCATCGAAACCCGTTTGCCCGTTTCCGATCCGCACCTGTGAGTAGCCTGCAAGACTTGCCGTCCAGCGCCAGCGCGCACCCGATAGCCAGGTCTCCGATAGCGTGCCCGGGCCGGCGTAATTCACTTCGCCGCTGGCCTGAAACGTCGCGTCGATCCGGAATGGTGGTGTTGATGCCAGATGCATGTCGCTGTTCTGGCGTGCATGCTCCAGCAGAGACAAAGCGGCAGCGCGTTCGGCTGGAGTTGAGGCTGCCTGGATCGATACCATTACGGGCTCTTGGGCATCGGGCGGTACCGAACCTGAGCCTGTGCGGCCGGTCTGATCGGCGTGCACGGCAGCCGTAGCCCGAGGGAACAGCTGCGGCGAGGGTTGCTCCGCGGCGGCGCTCACATTAAAAACTGGTTGCTTGGTTTCCGATGGCGACGCGATCCGCTGGAATTGGGGGCTTCCGACGAGAGGGAACGTACTGAAAGAAAGCCATCCGGCGGCGCCCATGGCGGCCGCGGCCACGGCATAAGACGAAACCAGTCTCGGTCTGGAGACCGGAGTGTCTTTGAGCAGAAAGTGCATGCGCTGCGTCAAATGCCGGCGGCGCAGGAAAAGAGGCGCCGCCGCGAGGTCCAGCGTCTGGCGCGAGCGCGCAATCGTAAGCAGCGCCTGGATGTAGGATTCCCGCGCCGACGTGAGACGTACGGCCTCCGCGTCAACCAGTTGTTCGCGGGCAAGCCGGGTTTGCGCCAGCAGCCACCAGATTCCAGGACTGAACCAGAGCAACGTGCCGGCAAGCTCTTCGAGAAGAGTTACCAGCCAATCGTTGCGCCGGACATGCAGCAGTTCATGTGTTGCAATACCGCACTGAGCCTCCTCGTCCAGTCCATGAAAGGATTCCGGCAGCAAGACCACGGGGCAGAAGAGCCCCAGCATTACGGGACCGGAGACATCCGCGGAAACGCAGAACATAGCATCGGCATGTGTCAGCGCGGCTGCGGCCCCCACGGTCTCAGGTACCGGATAGAGAGGCGTTGCCCCGATGCGGTATCCGCGGATTTTCCACAAACCTGCGAGCAGCCAGCTAAATCTTGCAAGTGTTCCAACTGCGAGAATTCCAAGCCAGAAGCGTTCAGTCGGAATTCTTTGCCGGAGCGGCGGCACGGGTACGGGCGCCTGCCCTAATGGGCGGGCGGGCACAGCGGATGGTTGATCTGAAGTCGACGAATCCGCCGTGGAGTCCGCTGCCTCTTTCGTCGTATGGTTGTTTTCCACAATCAAGATGTTGGCGTGCTTCCAGGGCTGCAAAAACGGCAGCACCAGGCACACGGCCAGCATCAGATGAGAATATGCAAGCTGGGTTCGCGGATGGCGCAAACGGATTAATGCGGGTAGCAGGGCAGCAGCCAGTGAGATCACGATCACTTGCTCCGCCCAGGGACGCAGGTTGTGCAGAATAGCGTCCACCATCGTCATTTCTTTTTGCGCCGGTCCTTCATGAGTTTTTCCAGCTCCGCAAGTTCTTTCGGATCCGTCTTCGGATCCTCAAGCAGGTGTACAAGCAGCGGCGTTGCGGAACCACCGAACACACGGTGGACGAATTCCCGGACCATCGAACGGACCACCTGTTGTTGCGGCTTCGCCGGACTGTAGACATACGCACGGTCTCCGGCGGTTCTCTTCAAATGCCCTTTCTGCTCGAGAATCCCCATCATGGTGAGCACAGTGGTGTATGCGATCTTGCGTTGTGCGGCGAGGTCCAGATATACCTCGCGAACAGTGGCCTCGCCTCGCTGCCAGACAACTTTCAGAATCTCGAGTTCCTGATCCGTGGGAACCGTTTTCTTTGGTTTCATCGAAGTGACTAATAAATTAGTCTATGCATCTCGCGGCTGTCAAGCGAAAGAGGCGCGCTTCCATGTGAACAACGATCTCGTCTTCTGCGGGTTCGATTTCCGGCAGATGTGCATGAATCAGCGCGGTCATAGACCGCGCCTGCAGCAAATGTCGTGATAGCCTTAGACCGCATGACAAGTTTGAGTCGCACGAGCAGAACCCTGATCCTTGTGAGGCACGGCCTCACCGACTGGAATGTCGAGCGGCGCTACCAGGGCCGGTTCGACATACCTTTAAACGCTGCCGGGCGAGCTCAGGCCGAAACGCTGAAAGAACAATTGAAGAGCATTCCCTTCGATCACCTGTATTCGAGTCCGCTGCGGCGGGCACTGGAAACAGCGAGCATCATCGCCGGCGGCCAAACGATCGAGTGCGACGATCGGCTGGCGGAAATCGATCATGGTGTGTGGCAGGGTAAAACGCATGACGAGATCGCTGCACTTTGGCCGCGCGATTGGCAAACCTGGAACACGGATCCCGGCAACTTCACTCCCCCCGGCGGCGAGAGTGTCAGCGATCTGCGGTCACGCGTGAACGCCTTCATTGGCGACATGCAAGGTGAAGCGATCTTATGCGTTTCGCATGGCGTCGTGATCCAGACATTTCTGTCCACCGTCTCCGGTGCGGTCACATCCGCGCAGCAGGTTCCTTCCAACGGTTCCCTGCAAATCCTTCAGCTGGACGAAATCCATGGGTAACCCCGCGCATGACCTTGTGCCGATAAACACAGGGCACGGTAAAGGTAAGACCACAGCGGCGCCTGGGGTCGCCGTTCGCCCAGAAAGGAATTGATTACTGATTCAGTTTGCGCTAACTTCCGATCCGTTATCGATGGCCTGATGTCAGGCCTTAAAAGGGAATCCGGTGGAAATCCGGAACTGTCCCGCAGCGGTGAGCAGGAACGACCGCCGTTTTCAATGCACTGGTTCACGCCAGGTGAACTGGGAAGCAACGGCCAGTAGGATAGTGTGAAGCCTGCAAGTCCGAAGACCTGTCGATGACCGGCCATGCGGCCGTTCAACATTTTAGCCTTCGAGCAAAGGGCTGGATGCATATCAAAAGCCTCCGGATTTGTTTTGTATGCGAAGGCTCCGTCAAGGAGTACTT
This sequence is a window from Terriglobia bacterium. Protein-coding genes within it:
- a CDS encoding M56 family metallopeptidase, encoding MVDAILHNLRPWAEQVIVISLAAALLPALIRLRHPRTQLAYSHLMLAVCLVLPFLQPWKHANILIVENNHTTKEAADSTADSSTSDQPSAVPARPLGQAPVPVPPLRQRIPTERFWLGILAVGTLARFSWLLAGLWKIRGYRIGATPLYPVPETVGAAAALTHADAMFCVSADVSGPVMLGLFCPVVLLPESFHGLDEEAQCGIATHELLHVRRNDWLVTLLEELAGTLLWFSPGIWWLLAQTRLAREQLVDAEAVRLTSARESYIQALLTIARSRQTLDLAAAPLFLRRRHLTQRMHFLLKDTPVSRPRLVSSYAVAAAAMGAAGWLSFSTFPLVGSPQFQRIASPSETKQPVFNVSAAAEQPSPQLFPRATAAVHADQTGRTGSGSVPPDAQEPVMVSIQAASTPAERAAALSLLEHARQNSDMHLASTPPFRIDATFQASGEVNYAGPGTLSETWLSGARWRWTASLAGYSQVRIGNGQTGFDEQPVTSVPLRVHMLRDALFWPVRFPPGTRIRTAIAHWNGKSLNCVLVNGEAGPGSAARSWSEQEYCLDNASGLLDVLSPAPGTYFSYHYGRSDFHGRFVPDQITASVDGLEVLGAQIAVSDANSEDVPSPQTAAYTRGTTLAAGPRFVISAPNNFADGSIQMVIVHAALSPAGAVLEEEVSTSSDRRLDQAALDSVRQYAFPPALTQREVFVSVGFFPAR
- the uvrB gene encoding excinuclease ABC subunit UvrB; amino-acid sequence: MDFKLVSSYAPRGDQTTAIEQLVRGLGDGEKHQVLLGVTGSGKTFTMAKVIDRLNRPTIVLAHNKTLAAQLYHEFRGFFPQNAVEYFVSYYDYYQPEAYIASTDTYIEKESTINDEIDRMRLSATRSLFERRDVVIVASVSCIYGLGSPEAYYGMLLMLERGQRITRREILTKLVEILYERNDLDFRRGTFRVRGDTIEVHPTYENTGFRIELWGDEVDKLGTFDPLTGDELQVLDRLTVYPKSHFVMPRPRIEQAVDTIKAELAGWEVLLENQGRLLEAQRVHQRTLFDLEMVKEIGYCHGIENYSRHFTGRLPGQPPPTLLDYLPQDSLMFIDESHQTMPQLRGMYHGDRSRKENLVEYGFRLPSAMDNRPLTFDEFERRTNQIVYVSATPGPYELTKTGGVVVEQVIRPTGLTDPEVEVRPVRGQIDDLLHEIRLRAEKNERVLVTTLTKRMSEDLAEYYTEVGVKCRYLHSEIETLDRIKILRGLRRGEFDVLIGINLLREGLDLPEVSLVAILDADKEGFLRSGDSLIQTMGRAARHINGRAILYADTMTDSMKRAIDETNRRREIQVRYNQENNITPESIIKPVDMTLVAIAEGDYVPVPEVEVSEVLPEDPEKLAELIAKLETEMRDAAKKFDFERAAQLRDKARELRAKVL
- a CDS encoding TonB family protein; translation: MRLMSLFLLFLLSLLPVSAQTLPDGRNLLEREPQAFQSLVSYSYTEETTMQATFFGVGVTVPVMKVEVQALNPGKLRIQTKLAADIDSLLIFDGDKTWTYTPGRNQYSKVPGNAPVLEALDSQLTGDPSQILANAVTRRSERKDVDGMPRECWVVESHLAKGSLDGMQIQDAVYVTWIDKETGIALQRSVSGKMLDGPGEGSTMETKSVKRALKLNERLQASLFVFVPPADAREVDPGKEDIAAAPLPPKPGEPQAYVPFLSPIHREEPDWPQAAKDKGIQGTVQVLITLNTQGLVSAAEALTGPEILRQPAIDAVKRWTFQPVLRGGRPVSAYTETSVDLMDFSKPIRQVDLDTNQEIAAQQRIQQIQSRFPRTPEQTLADLEQDATGRAGMERDFLLPQLAKAAVTAGAFDKADVYADELLASAGDGWNAGTAIHDGNIVRGLVALRRGNVQLAARDLIEAGKTTGGPVLNSFGPNFTLASELLEKGERDAVVEYLRSCKSFWAMGSSRLDTWINTIQAGGKPDFGPNLIY
- a CDS encoding alpha/beta hydrolase-fold protein; the encoded protein is MKSMHFRILLACILMMTAAGLVLAKEDGQTAKKGMVQHIKIHGKALEGNLEGETADPDVTIYLPPDYETSKKARYPVIYLLHGYSGTDATWTGRIANVPEAMDRDIAANTSRGMIVVMPNANTKYGGSMYSNSVTTGNWESYIAEDLVSYMDKNYRTIPDRMSRGIAGHSMGGYGAVRIAMKRPDVFSSLYILSACCLMNNPGGGGNRGAAPRGDGARGATPRVETPAAGANRGAAPRGGAGNRGGGGFANVQFAEAAAWSPNPGNPPNYYDLPTKDGQPQPLIVAKWVANSPLAMLDQYVGNLKKFHAIAGDVGTSDSLMASNKQLEEAFTNFGIHHKFETYDGDHTNHVKDRIEMSVLPFFSQSLIFKK
- a CDS encoding BlaI/MecI/CopY family transcriptional regulator, with the protein product MKPKKTVPTDQELEILKVVWQRGEATVREVYLDLAAQRKIAYTTVLTMMGILEQKGHLKRTAGDRAYVYSPAKPQQQVVRSMVREFVHRVFGGSATPLLVHLLEDPKTDPKELAELEKLMKDRRKKK
- a CDS encoding histidine phosphatase family protein; this encodes MTSLSRTSRTLILVRHGLTDWNVERRYQGRFDIPLNAAGRAQAETLKEQLKSIPFDHLYSSPLRRALETASIIAGGQTIECDDRLAEIDHGVWQGKTHDEIAALWPRDWQTWNTDPGNFTPPGGESVSDLRSRVNAFIGDMQGEAILCVSHGVVIQTFLSTVSGAVTSAQQVPSNGSLQILQLDEIHG
- a CDS encoding aldo/keto reductase — protein: MEYVNLGPTGLKVSRLCLGAMTYGSKQWRPWVLEEEEARPFIRKAVEYGINYFDTADMYSAGKSEEVLGRALKDFGPGRDRVVIATKVYMPMSEDPNSRGLSRKHIMHSIDNSLRRLGTDYVDLYQIHRFDVSTPIDETLRALDDVVRAGKALYIGASAMYAWQFMKMLAASDRLGAARFTTMQNYYNLIYREEEREMLPLCRAEGIAVTPFSPLARGFVVGNRRKEDYGETVRAKTDEFSRRQYYRTEDFAIVDRVTEIAAKRGLNNAQVALAWVLQQPGITAPIIGASKQGHLEDALKALTVKLETDELRYLSELYKPRSVLANL